A single window of Flavobacterium aestivum DNA harbors:
- a CDS encoding ArsR/SmtB family transcription factor produces the protein MAIPNLDVFQVIADPSRREILQLLTKDSYNINSISENFEMSRPAVSKHIKILQTAGFVTINKVGREHYCMLNQEGFDAIRNWITHFDKFWNNKLKNLETLLNSQKTNN, from the coding sequence ATGGCAATACCTAATCTTGACGTTTTCCAAGTAATTGCAGATCCAAGTAGACGAGAGATATTGCAATTGCTTACAAAAGACAGTTACAACATAAACAGCATTTCAGAAAATTTTGAAATGAGCCGACCTGCTGTTTCAAAACACATTAAAATATTACAAACAGCAGGTTTTGTTACTATTAACAAAGTAGGTAGGGAACATTACTGTATGCTAAATCAGGAAGGTTTTGACGCAATTAGAAATTGGATAACCCACTTTGATAAATTCTGGAACAACAAACTCAAAAATTTGGAAACTCTATTAAACAGCCAAAAGACAAATAACTAA
- a CDS encoding TerB family tellurite resistance protein produces the protein MNTHEEKINLLSEMIEFSVIDGRLHEREYQFVWIVAQELGIDKDEFNDLFHQELPTKVAKTEFERIQQFYRLALLMHCDGVLHQKEEEAIRQIAINTGLNPSATNRVLKLMKASPNAMISAETLLGYFQEQHN, from the coding sequence ATGAACACACACGAAGAGAAAATCAATTTACTGTCTGAAATGATTGAATTCTCAGTCATTGATGGTCGATTGCATGAAAGAGAATATCAATTTGTCTGGATTGTTGCGCAAGAATTAGGCATCGACAAAGACGAATTCAACGATTTGTTTCATCAAGAATTACCCACCAAAGTTGCTAAAACTGAGTTTGAAAGAATTCAGCAGTTTTATCGTTTAGCATTATTAATGCATTGTGATGGTGTCTTGCATCAAAAAGAGGAAGAAGCTATCCGACAAATCGCTATCAATACCGGATTGAATCCAAGTGCAACTAATCGTGTTCTTAAGTTAATGAAAGCTTCTCCCAATGCTATGATTTCGGCAGAGACATTATTAGGGTATTTTCAAGAACAACATAATTAA
- a CDS encoding retropepsin-like aspartic protease — MNIKNKLLFCLLFAGQAIFGQIYPGNDLKQLSKQHQFAKMDSLNNTVKSKDYYFYKGLYANVCNNPKLSNQYLDSLKNNPIVNTYEFTKLKNDNYIKLFNYELAYTTSKTLTTKFQKYFTKEELTDEINAQRIWQTLRGKPAQSIEKFSTITLPTIKDKADLITTSVSTTETETNFVFDTGAGISCITESMAKKMGVIILPDNNILVESFTGQKNKVLIGIAPEINLGELKIHNAIFLVYPDSAFTFANGAYVINGIIGFPIAKELGTITIEKDKFTFSKSLEIDKNEKNLFVDQLRAIVMLTYKGKTLPFNFDSGAKISLFNKAFYDTFKSDLDLIGNLETNKSSGAGGEIVSTEVLALKEQEIFLGKNAIPMPKMEIDKNDYGVYGKVNFGNIGQDVIGQFKKVVISFEHSYLKLEN, encoded by the coding sequence ATGAATATTAAAAATAAACTTCTATTTTGTCTTTTATTTGCAGGGCAAGCCATATTTGGACAAATATACCCAGGCAATGACTTAAAACAATTAAGCAAACAGCATCAGTTTGCTAAAATGGACAGCCTAAACAATACTGTAAAAAGTAAAGACTATTACTTTTATAAAGGATTATATGCCAATGTTTGCAATAATCCTAAGTTATCAAACCAATATTTAGACAGCTTAAAAAACAATCCAATTGTCAATACTTATGAATTTACAAAGTTGAAGAATGACAACTATATTAAGCTATTTAATTATGAATTGGCATACACCACATCAAAAACTTTAACCACCAAATTTCAAAAATATTTTACAAAAGAGGAATTGACTGATGAGATAAATGCCCAACGCATTTGGCAAACTCTGAGAGGCAAACCGGCACAGTCCATCGAAAAATTTTCAACAATTACACTTCCTACAATAAAAGATAAAGCTGATTTAATCACTACGAGTGTTAGCACAACTGAAACTGAAACAAATTTTGTTTTTGACACCGGTGCAGGTATAAGTTGCATAACAGAAAGTATGGCTAAAAAAATGGGAGTTATTATTCTGCCAGACAACAATATTTTAGTTGAGAGTTTTACAGGACAAAAAAATAAAGTACTTATAGGTATAGCACCCGAAATTAATTTAGGAGAATTAAAAATTCATAATGCAATATTTTTAGTATATCCAGATTCAGCATTTACATTTGCTAATGGAGCATATGTTATCAATGGAATTATAGGATTTCCAATAGCAAAAGAATTAGGGACAATCACAATTGAAAAAGATAAATTTACATTTTCGAAAAGTTTAGAAATAGACAAAAACGAAAAAAACTTGTTTGTAGACCAGCTTAGAGCCATAGTAATGCTAACGTACAAAGGCAAAACTTTGCCATTCAATTTTGATAGCGGAGCAAAAATAAGTCTATTTAATAAGGCATTTTACGACACATTCAAATCTGATCTTGACCTTATTGGAAATCTGGAAACAAATAAATCTTCGGGTGCTGGTGGCGAAATAGTTTCTACAGAAGTATTAGCCCTTAAAGAACAAGAAATATTTCTTGGAAAAAATGCAATACCAATGCCAAAAATGGAGATTGACAAAAATGACTATGGCGTATACGGCAAAGTAAATTTTGGGAATATAGGACAAGATGTAATAGGTCAATTTAAAAAAGTAGTAATCAGTTTTGAACATAGCTATTTGAAATTAGAAAATTGA
- a CDS encoding SRPBCC family protein has translation MKSEIKHEWIYEQAPNEVWEYLTQAELIALWLMPNDFKLTIGHEFQFRTNPMPALDLDGILHCKVLEIVPNQKLSYSWKGGPGNGIFILDTIVEWKLEPYEQGTKLSLKHSGFKEVNFAIFTGMTDGWLKKIQQMLTHLNTNKNGNT, from the coding sequence ATGAAATCAGAAATCAAACATGAATGGATTTATGAGCAAGCTCCCAACGAAGTTTGGGAATATCTCACACAAGCAGAACTAATCGCATTATGGCTTATGCCTAACGATTTTAAACTTACTATCGGACACGAATTTCAGTTTCGGACTAATCCAATGCCAGCTCTTGATTTAGATGGGATTTTACATTGCAAGGTTCTAGAAATTGTACCTAATCAAAAACTTTCATATAGTTGGAAAGGTGGTCCAGGTAATGGGATTTTTATACTTGACACAATTGTTGAGTGGAAGTTAGAACCTTATGAACAAGGAACAAAATTGTCCTTAAAACATTCAGGTTTCAAAGAAGTAAACTTTGCAATCTTTACAGGTATGACAGACGGTTGGTTAAAGAAAATCCAACAAATGCTTACCCACTTAAATACAAACAAAAATGGCAATACCTAA
- a CDS encoding nuclear transport factor 2 family protein: METHSIKDEIVEVVNKLFVFADNREWAKLQNEVFTQDVEFDMSSLGGEKKELTSKAICELWENGFKDVDSVNHLAGNYIVNVHDTTATVFAYATATHYKKSATNGNTREFVGTYDIGLLKQNAGWRLNKFKYNLKYTTGNLDLS; this comes from the coding sequence ATGGAAACACATTCAATTAAAGATGAAATAGTTGAAGTAGTCAACAAACTATTTGTATTTGCAGACAATCGAGAATGGGCAAAACTACAGAATGAAGTATTTACCCAAGATGTAGAATTTGACATGAGTTCACTTGGAGGTGAAAAGAAAGAATTGACTTCAAAAGCAATCTGTGAACTTTGGGAAAATGGCTTTAAAGATGTTGACTCAGTAAATCATTTAGCCGGAAATTATATTGTTAATGTTCATGATACAACAGCCACCGTCTTTGCATATGCTACGGCAACTCATTATAAAAAATCAGCAACCAACGGTAATACCAGAGAATTTGTAGGTACCTACGACATTGGTTTATTAAAACAAAATGCTGGTTGGCGACTTAATAAATTTAAATATAACTTGAAATATACAACAGGAAACCTAGACTTGAGCTAA
- a CDS encoding thiamine diphosphokinase — translation MSSHHIVRDDQEPALIIANGAACHPELLGQLLEWSPLVIVLDSAIERVMELGIKVDVLLGDFDRGFDPEYYKEKQFPLEIVHTPDQVKTDLEKAFDYLIERKIPAVNVVWATGKRADHTITNLTNIVRYRNLIKIVILDDHSKIFLLPNTFEKWYTAGTPISLIPIGVVNGIYSKNLVYPLENDTLTMGYRTGSSNAVAHDGIVTINHTDGDLLLMECFD, via the coding sequence ATGTCCTCACACCATATTGTTCGCGACGATCAAGAGCCAGCTTTAATAATTGCAAACGGGGCAGCTTGTCATCCTGAATTACTGGGACAGTTACTAGAATGGTCACCACTGGTAATTGTGCTAGACTCGGCAATAGAACGTGTTATGGAACTAGGCATAAAAGTAGATGTTTTATTAGGTGATTTTGACCGTGGTTTTGATCCCGAATATTACAAAGAAAAACAGTTTCCGCTGGAAATTGTACACACTCCCGATCAAGTCAAAACCGATTTGGAAAAAGCTTTTGATTATTTAATAGAAAGAAAAATACCTGCTGTAAACGTAGTTTGGGCCACAGGTAAAAGAGCTGATCATACCATTACCAACCTTACGAATATTGTGCGCTATCGAAATTTGATAAAGATTGTTATACTCGATGACCACTCTAAAATATTTTTGCTTCCCAACACATTCGAAAAATGGTATACCGCAGGCACTCCTATTTCGTTAATCCCAATTGGGGTTGTAAATGGTATTTATTCTAAAAACCTGGTCTATCCTTTAGAAAATGACACCCTTACTATGGGCTACAGAACCGGAAGCAGCAATGCAGTTGCCCATGACGGAATCGTTACCATCAACCATACCGATGGCGATTTGCTGTTAATGGAATGCTTTGATTAA
- the uvrB gene encoding excinuclease ABC subunit UvrB — MNFQVISEYQPKGDQPQAIEKLSQGIFAGEQFQTLLGVTGSGKTFTIANVVQEVQRPTLVLAHNKTLAAQLYSEFKQFFPNNAVEYFVSYYDYYQPEAFMPVTGVFIEKDLSINEELEKMRLSTTSALLSGRRDILVVASVSCIYGIGNPVEFQKNVIAIETNQMISRTKLLKSLVQSLYSRTEADFTPGNFRIKGDTVEVYPSYADDAFRIHFFGDEIEEIESFDVKTSKVIERYEKLTIYPANMFVTSPEVLQNAIWEIQQDLVKQVDYFKEIGKHLEAKRLEERTNFDLEMIRELGYCSGIENYSRYLDGREAGSRPFCLLDYFPKDYLMVVDESHVTVSQVQAMYGGDRSRKENLVEYGFRLPAAIDNRPLKFDEFEAMQNQVIYVSATPADYELQKCDGVYVEQIIRPTGLLDPIIEIRPSLNQIDDLIEEIQQRCELDERVLVTTLTKRMAEELAKYLTKVSIRCRYIHSDVDTLERIEIMQDLRRGLFDVLIGVNLLREGLDLPEVSLVAILDADKEGFLRNHRSLTQTIGRAARNLNGKAIMYADKITNSMQKTIDETNYRRTKQINFNTQNNIVPQALNKKIESAFTNNKLVEYELGHTMNIAAEPETTYMSKPDLEKLIREKRKAMEKAAKDLDFIHAAKLRDEIKKLQEQVH, encoded by the coding sequence ATGAATTTCCAAGTCATATCCGAATACCAACCAAAAGGGGATCAGCCTCAAGCCATTGAAAAGTTATCACAAGGTATATTTGCTGGCGAACAATTTCAAACTCTACTCGGGGTTACCGGCTCCGGAAAAACGTTTACGATAGCCAATGTCGTTCAAGAGGTACAACGACCAACATTGGTCTTGGCACACAACAAAACCCTGGCTGCACAATTGTATTCGGAGTTCAAACAGTTTTTCCCTAATAATGCCGTAGAGTATTTCGTTTCCTATTACGATTATTACCAACCCGAGGCTTTTATGCCTGTTACAGGTGTTTTTATTGAGAAAGATTTATCTATCAATGAGGAACTGGAAAAAATGCGTTTAAGCACCACCTCTGCCCTACTTTCAGGAAGAAGAGATATTCTGGTTGTAGCATCTGTTTCCTGTATTTACGGTATCGGAAACCCTGTAGAATTTCAAAAGAACGTAATTGCCATAGAGACCAACCAAATGATTTCCAGAACCAAATTATTGAAAAGTTTGGTTCAAAGTTTATACTCCAGAACCGAAGCCGATTTTACTCCCGGAAATTTTAGAATAAAAGGTGATACGGTTGAAGTATATCCGAGTTATGCTGATGATGCCTTTAGGATTCACTTTTTTGGAGATGAAATAGAAGAAATAGAAAGCTTTGATGTAAAAACATCTAAAGTTATTGAGCGATACGAAAAACTTACCATATATCCAGCCAATATGTTTGTAACCTCACCTGAGGTATTACAAAATGCAATTTGGGAAATCCAACAGGATTTAGTCAAACAAGTGGATTATTTTAAAGAAATTGGCAAACATCTTGAAGCCAAACGCCTAGAAGAACGCACCAATTTTGATTTAGAAATGATTCGGGAATTGGGCTATTGCTCAGGAATCGAAAATTATTCCCGTTATCTGGACGGAAGAGAAGCCGGATCGAGACCTTTCTGTCTATTAGATTATTTTCCAAAAGATTATTTAATGGTTGTAGACGAAAGTCACGTAACCGTATCGCAAGTACAAGCTATGTATGGTGGTGACAGAAGTCGTAAGGAAAATTTGGTAGAATATGGTTTTCGCCTGCCAGCCGCAATAGATAACCGCCCATTGAAATTTGACGAGTTCGAAGCCATGCAAAACCAAGTTATTTATGTTTCTGCAACTCCTGCTGACTATGAACTGCAAAAATGTGATGGTGTTTATGTCGAACAAATAATTCGACCAACAGGTTTATTAGATCCAATAATTGAAATTCGTCCTAGCCTAAATCAAATAGATGATTTGATTGAAGAAATTCAACAGCGATGTGAACTGGACGAAAGAGTTTTAGTTACAACTTTGACCAAAAGAATGGCCGAAGAACTGGCAAAATACCTGACTAAAGTATCCATTCGTTGCCGATACATCCACTCCGATGTTGACACACTGGAGCGTATCGAAATCATGCAGGATTTACGAAGAGGATTATTTGATGTTTTGATTGGAGTAAACTTATTAAGAGAAGGATTAGATTTACCTGAAGTTTCATTGGTAGCCATACTTGATGCCGACAAAGAAGGATTCTTAAGAAACCATCGTTCGCTAACCCAAACCATTGGTCGTGCAGCAAGAAACCTAAACGGAAAAGCCATAATGTATGCCGATAAAATCACCAATAGTATGCAAAAAACTATTGATGAAACCAATTACAGAAGGACCAAACAAATCAATTTCAACACTCAAAACAACATAGTCCCTCAGGCTTTAAACAAAAAAATTGAAAGCGCCTTTACCAATAACAAATTGGTTGAGTATGAATTGGGACACACTATGAATATAGCTGCCGAACCAGAAACGACCTATATGTCTAAACCCGATTTGGAAAAACTCATTCGCGAAAAAAGGAAAGCAATGGAAAAAGCGGCAAAAGACCTAGACTTTATACATGCAGCAAAACTAAGGGATGAAATCAAAAAATTACAAGAACAGGTACATTAA
- a CDS encoding dihydrofolate reductase family protein, which translates to MRKIIVLSFITLDGVMQAPGGPEEDTSGGFKYGGWTAPYDDEVSAKIIQKEMEPADLLLGRKTFDIWAAYWPKHAEHWPGINDVTKYVMSNTITTSDWKNSVIINNLGDIKKLKDSKGSDIKVWGSSELVHLLLKNDLVDELWLKTFPVILGKGKKLFNDDAIPTAFTLTESTVTPSGVFMSKYKKSGEIKTGTVAP; encoded by the coding sequence ATGAGAAAAATAATTGTTTTATCATTTATCACACTAGACGGGGTAATGCAAGCACCCGGCGGGCCTGAGGAGGACACATCTGGTGGGTTTAAATATGGCGGTTGGACAGCACCTTATGATGATGAAGTATCCGCCAAGATCATACAAAAAGAGATGGAACCTGCAGATCTTCTTCTCGGCAGAAAAACATTTGATATCTGGGCTGCCTACTGGCCTAAACATGCTGAGCATTGGCCTGGTATCAATGATGTCACGAAATACGTCATGTCTAATACCATTACAACCTCAGATTGGAAAAATTCAGTTATTATCAATAACTTGGGAGATATCAAAAAACTCAAAGATTCAAAAGGTTCAGATATTAAAGTTTGGGGCAGCAGCGAGCTCGTTCATTTACTGCTGAAAAATGATTTAGTAGACGAACTCTGGCTCAAAACTTTTCCGGTAATTCTTGGTAAAGGCAAAAAATTATTTAATGATGATGCCATTCCAACAGCATTTACTTTAACTGAGAGTACAGTTACGCCAAGCGGAGTCTTTATGTCTAAATATAAAAAAAGTGGAGAAATCAAGACCGGTACAGTTGCGCCTTAG
- the rlmF gene encoding 23S rRNA (adenine(1618)-N(6))-methyltransferase RlmF yields MKPTKYPEKTNLHLRNLHRFGYNFEKLTQNCPELGEFVFVNTHKIKTIDFSDPAAIKTLNKALLISDYDIHNWDIPENFLCPPIPGRADYIHYLADLLATTNNGVIPQGETVMGLDIGIGANCIYPILGNSIYGWSFVGTDINENAIQNCKKIIEQNPKLIEAISLQQQVNPRFIFKNIIEPEDKFTFTICNPPFHSSQEEATKSTARKVNNLTPNAPKTTTPVLNFGGHNAELWCEGGELGFIKQMIYESAKYPMQCLWFTTLVSKQSNLSTIYKTLNNVAAIHKTIDMAQGQKNSRIVAWTFMTETQQKAWKF; encoded by the coding sequence ATGAAACCTACAAAGTACCCCGAAAAAACAAATTTACATCTAAGAAATCTTCATCGATTTGGATATAACTTTGAGAAATTAACGCAAAATTGTCCCGAATTGGGCGAGTTTGTTTTTGTTAACACGCACAAAATCAAAACAATTGATTTTAGCGACCCCGCAGCTATAAAAACACTTAATAAGGCCTTACTAATATCTGATTACGATATTCATAACTGGGACATTCCGGAGAATTTTTTATGTCCTCCTATTCCGGGTAGAGCTGATTATATTCATTACTTAGCCGATTTATTGGCTACAACAAACAATGGTGTAATTCCGCAAGGAGAAACCGTTATGGGGCTTGACATCGGTATCGGTGCCAATTGTATTTATCCTATACTTGGAAATTCAATTTACGGTTGGTCATTTGTAGGCACGGATATTAATGAAAATGCGATTCAAAATTGCAAAAAGATCATAGAACAAAATCCTAAATTAATAGAAGCAATCAGTCTGCAACAACAGGTAAACCCACGTTTCATTTTTAAAAATATAATTGAGCCAGAAGATAAATTTACGTTTACCATCTGCAACCCTCCTTTTCATTCTTCTCAGGAAGAAGCTACAAAAAGCACAGCACGAAAAGTTAACAATTTGACTCCAAATGCTCCCAAAACCACAACGCCTGTACTCAATTTTGGCGGACATAATGCTGAATTGTGGTGCGAAGGTGGAGAGCTTGGATTCATCAAACAAATGATTTACGAAAGTGCCAAATACCCAATGCAATGCCTTTGGTTTACCACATTAGTATCTAAACAGTCTAACTTGTCAACTATTTACAAAACATTAAATAATGTGGCAGCTATTCATAAAACTATAGACATGGCACAAGGTCAAAAAAATAGCCGTATTGTTGCTTGGACATTTATGACTGAAACACAACAAAAAGCATGGAAATTTTAA
- a CDS encoding type II toxin-antitoxin system RelE/ParE family toxin encodes MVARRIVWTSSAKLQLKANFEYFNFRNKSKSYSLKLNTLIQIELKILLQQPTIGKKTNSINVRGLLIENYYIFYEINETHIIILSVWDTRQNPKRLKY; translated from the coding sequence ATGGTTGCAAGAAGAATAGTTTGGACATCATCAGCTAAGCTTCAATTAAAAGCCAATTTTGAATATTTTAATTTTAGAAATAAAAGCAAATCATATTCTTTAAAATTAAATACGCTAATTCAAATAGAGTTAAAAATTCTGCTCCAACAACCAACTATTGGCAAAAAAACCAATTCAATAAATGTTCGTGGTTTATTAATTGAAAATTATTATATTTTCTATGAAATAAATGAAACTCACATCATAATTCTGTCCGTTTGGGATACAAGACAGAATCCTAAACGATTGAAATACTAA
- a CDS encoding DUF885 domain-containing protein: MKHQSTLFAIIICCISTTINAQQNNTKLHQLFDQYFKEANAVNPISATFNGVADYNDQLPPDDETFLKKKYDFYKNYLNLLKSYKKENLSKEDQISTAIMENEIQSVLIFEKYHPEYMPINQMDGVPMYMTMLGSGSSAQPFNTVKDYNNWLKRCQAFPEWTDVAIENMRKGIKTGIVLPKSLVVKIIPQFQDLVKNNDKSSFYGPIKNFPKDFSKEEQNRLTKEYKEVISKNIFPSMQKLLVFFQNEYLPKARQTSGIDALSNGKEMYKDCIFASVTVNKDPEDVYQLGLSEVNRITAEMEKIKTSIDFKGTLPELFDFMKTDKQFMPFKTDKEVLDAFQTIYATIQPNLPKYFGITPKTPFEIRKTEEYRAASAPPQYFLGDLPTNRPGIFYIPILDPTKINITNMDMESVFLHEAIPGHHYQGSLQNENTSVPKFRQKYANSAYNEGWALYTESLGKDLGLYTNPYHQLGSLCTEIHRAIRLVVDSGLHTGKMTREEAIKYMLDHEALSEQFATAEIERYMATPGQALSYKIGELKIKELRDKYKAQLGDKFSILDFHDTILKGGAMPLTVFENYMNDWANGIK, encoded by the coding sequence ATGAAACATCAATCAACCTTATTTGCTATTATAATTTGTTGCATATCTACAACAATTAATGCACAACAAAACAACACCAAACTCCACCAGCTTTTTGACCAATATTTTAAAGAAGCGAATGCGGTTAATCCTATTTCTGCAACTTTCAACGGTGTCGCTGATTACAATGACCAACTTCCTCCAGATGATGAAACCTTCCTGAAAAAGAAATACGATTTCTATAAAAACTACCTTAATCTCCTGAAATCTTATAAAAAAGAAAATCTTAGCAAAGAGGATCAAATTTCGACAGCCATTATGGAAAACGAAATCCAATCAGTTTTGATTTTCGAAAAATATCATCCAGAATATATGCCAATCAACCAGATGGATGGTGTTCCGATGTATATGACAATGCTAGGTTCGGGATCATCAGCGCAACCTTTCAATACTGTGAAGGATTACAACAACTGGCTGAAACGCTGTCAAGCTTTCCCGGAATGGACAGACGTTGCCATCGAAAATATGCGAAAAGGTATAAAAACCGGAATAGTTTTACCAAAATCTTTGGTAGTAAAAATAATTCCGCAGTTTCAGGATTTAGTAAAAAACAATGATAAGTCATCTTTCTATGGGCCAATAAAAAACTTCCCGAAAGACTTTTCTAAAGAGGAACAAAACCGCTTGACCAAAGAGTATAAAGAAGTTATTTCCAAAAATATTTTTCCTTCTATGCAAAAACTGTTGGTTTTTTTCCAAAACGAATATCTCCCAAAAGCCCGCCAAACATCAGGAATCGATGCCTTGTCAAACGGAAAGGAAATGTATAAGGATTGTATTTTTGCTTCGGTAACTGTAAACAAAGATCCGGAAGATGTTTATCAATTAGGTTTATCCGAAGTGAATAGAATTACTGCCGAAATGGAGAAAATAAAAACATCTATTGACTTCAAAGGAACATTACCTGAATTGTTTGATTTTATGAAAACCGATAAACAATTTATGCCTTTCAAAACCGATAAAGAAGTTTTAGACGCTTTCCAAACGATTTATGCAACGATACAACCAAATCTTCCAAAATATTTCGGGATTACCCCAAAAACACCATTTGAAATCAGAAAAACAGAAGAGTACAGAGCAGCATCTGCTCCACCACAATATTTCCTAGGAGATTTACCAACGAACCGTCCCGGAATTTTTTACATTCCGATTCTCGATCCAACAAAAATCAACATTACCAATATGGATATGGAAAGTGTGTTTTTGCACGAAGCGATTCCAGGTCATCATTATCAAGGCAGTCTTCAAAATGAGAACACTTCTGTTCCTAAATTTCGTCAAAAATATGCGAATAGTGCATATAATGAGGGTTGGGCCTTATATACCGAATCTTTGGGAAAAGACTTGGGCCTTTACACCAATCCTTACCACCAACTCGGCTCTTTATGTACAGAAATACACAGGGCAATCCGACTAGTAGTTGATTCCGGTTTGCATACCGGAAAAATGACAAGAGAAGAAGCCATCAAGTACATGCTCGACCACGAAGCACTTTCAGAACAATTTGCAACTGCAGAAATAGAACGCTATATGGCCACTCCAGGACAAGCACTTTCATACAAAATCGGAGAACTGAAAATAAAAGAATTACGCGATAAATACAAAGCACAATTGGGCGATAAATTCAGTATTCTAGATTTTCACGATACCATTCTAAAAGGAGGTGCAATGCCACTAACCGTTTTTGAAAACTACATGAATGATTGGGCAAATGGCATAAAATAA
- a CDS encoding DUF4249 family protein: MKKLIILILIVSSFVFTSCEEVIKVDTDTAPPRLAVEAAINWQKGSQGNIQTIKLTSTVNFFDPKIPAVSGAVVYIKNSSNTVFNFIETPNTGIYTCSNFVPVINETYTLTIISNGQTYTATETMRSVAPITKLVQNDNGGFTGKDIDVKAYYNDPADEENFYLYRYDYKNLKKVDYYADEDTYFNGNEFFSLTQNDSLVVGDKIDITHIGISKSYYNYMNIIIGLARQSGGPFQTTPSTAKGNIINQTKPENYPLGYFSVSEIDAKQYTIQ; encoded by the coding sequence ATGAAAAAACTAATTATATTAATCTTAATTGTTAGCTCTTTTGTATTTACAAGTTGCGAAGAAGTGATTAAGGTAGATACTGATACCGCTCCTCCTCGATTAGCAGTTGAAGCAGCAATAAACTGGCAAAAAGGAAGTCAAGGAAATATACAAACCATAAAATTAACCTCAACGGTGAATTTTTTTGATCCTAAAATACCAGCAGTTTCAGGAGCTGTTGTTTATATCAAAAATAGTTCTAATACTGTTTTTAATTTTATAGAAACACCAAATACAGGAATCTACACCTGTTCAAACTTTGTACCGGTTATAAACGAAACTTATACCTTGACCATTATCTCAAATGGACAAACCTACACCGCTACCGAAACTATGCGCTCTGTGGCACCAATTACAAAATTAGTTCAAAATGACAACGGCGGATTTACAGGTAAGGACATCGATGTAAAAGCATATTATAATGATCCTGCCGATGAGGAAAACTTTTACTTATATCGTTATGACTATAAGAACTTAAAAAAAGTTGATTATTATGCTGATGAAGACACTTATTTTAATGGAAATGAATTTTTTAGTCTCACACAAAATGACTCATTAGTAGTGGGAGATAAAATTGACATTACCCATATAGGAATTTCAAAAAGTTATTATAATTATATGAATATTATTATCGGTTTGGCTAGACAAAGTGGTGGACCGTTTCAAACCACTCCTTCAACAGCCAAAGGGAACATAATCAACCAAACCAAGCCTGAAAATTATCCTTTGGGTTATTTCTCTGTCAGCGAAATAGACGCTAAACAATATACTATTCAATAA